In one window of Paucidesulfovibrio gracilis DSM 16080 DNA:
- a CDS encoding efflux RND transporter periplasmic adaptor subunit, giving the protein MFHFHSPPNRASRTWPALLLCLFAALLLSACGDDQPDATAQAQAESTPPPSSRAVSVLVTEVRPVTLRDVLTLPGATEPQHDVTVSAERGGRVEWVGPTEGDSVRQGEIIAKIDMDKAEADLAKARSAYELAVKQAKRRKQLRAKNLLSQEELDQANTDLESATSDLTQAQVYYDQGLVASPISGRVNDLAVDPGEYLNTGQAVAELVNISRIRIYVNVPELDVRYLHVGQRVKVTVDAYPNEVWDGEVDFVAYKADESTKTFRTRVVVDNDDSRIRPGMLARVRLERRVVKDAVSAPLFAIVDKGGERILFVEENGVARSRAIEIGFIDGDRAQILHGLKLGEQLIVSGQDAVEEGVSVEAQPVGDALPGADLSEVDPNGADPESRILSTPEQHAATAGGSE; this is encoded by the coding sequence ATGTTCCATTTTCATTCACCGCCTAACCGTGCGTCACGCACCTGGCCTGCTCTCCTGCTCTGCCTGTTTGCCGCCCTGCTCCTCAGCGCCTGCGGTGATGACCAGCCCGACGCCACGGCACAGGCCCAGGCGGAATCGACCCCGCCGCCGTCCAGCCGCGCGGTTTCCGTACTCGTCACCGAGGTGCGGCCCGTGACCCTGCGTGACGTCCTCACCCTGCCCGGAGCCACGGAACCGCAGCATGACGTGACGGTCAGCGCGGAACGGGGCGGGCGCGTGGAGTGGGTCGGTCCCACCGAAGGCGACAGTGTGCGCCAGGGCGAAATCATCGCTAAAATAGACATGGACAAAGCCGAGGCCGACCTTGCCAAGGCCCGCTCCGCATATGAACTGGCCGTAAAACAGGCCAAACGGCGCAAACAGCTGCGCGCCAAGAACCTGTTGTCCCAGGAAGAGCTGGATCAGGCCAACACGGATCTGGAGTCCGCCACGTCGGACCTGACCCAGGCCCAGGTTTACTATGATCAGGGCTTGGTGGCCTCGCCCATTTCAGGCCGCGTCAACGACCTGGCCGTGGACCCCGGGGAATATCTGAACACCGGCCAGGCTGTGGCCGAACTGGTGAATATTTCCCGCATCCGCATCTATGTGAACGTACCGGAACTGGACGTGCGCTACCTGCATGTGGGCCAGCGGGTAAAAGTCACCGTGGACGCCTATCCCAACGAGGTGTGGGACGGGGAGGTGGATTTCGTCGCCTACAAAGCCGATGAAAGCACCAAGACCTTCCGTACCCGCGTCGTGGTGGACAACGACGACAGCCGCATCCGGCCGGGCATGCTGGCCCGGGTGCGCCTGGAACGCCGCGTGGTAAAGGATGCGGTTTCCGCTCCTCTGTTTGCCATTGTGGACAAAGGCGGGGAACGCATCCTCTTTGTGGAGGAAAACGGCGTGGCCCGTTCCCGGGCCATTGAAATCGGATTCATCGACGGCGACCGCGCGCAGATTCTGCATGGGCTGAAGCTGGGCGAACAGCTCATCGTCAGCGGCCAGGATGCAGTGGAGGAAGGGGTGTCCGTGGAGGCCCAGCCCGTGGGCGACGCCCTGCCGGGTGCGGACCTCTCCGAAGTTGATCCGAACGGCGCTGACCCGGAAAGTCGTATCCTGAGTACGCCGGAACAACACGCCGCCACCGCCGGAGGCTCGGAATGA
- a CDS encoding motility protein A, whose protein sequence is MDIATLIGLLGGFGLIITTIILGGNAGGFVDVPSVVVVIGGTFAATFVMFPLGTIIGTVKVAMKTLFFKNPDPHQIIRKIIELAETARRESLVALEKVSVDDPFMKKGVMLVADGTEEALVRSVMETEIKFMKQRHMQGQGVFKGMGTMAPAFGMIGTLIGLVNMLQNLSDPASIGPAMAVALLTTFYGAVLANVVFLPLSTKLEGRSAEDQLYMEIMLEGVVSIQRGDHPSIVKEKLMAFLSPAMRESSS, encoded by the coding sequence ATGGATATCGCGACGTTAATCGGTTTGCTCGGCGGATTCGGGCTGATCATCACCACCATCATTCTGGGCGGCAACGCCGGGGGGTTCGTAGACGTCCCCTCCGTCGTGGTGGTCATCGGCGGTACCTTTGCCGCCACCTTCGTCATGTTTCCTCTGGGGACCATCATCGGGACCGTCAAGGTCGCCATGAAGACATTGTTCTTCAAAAACCCGGACCCGCATCAGATTATCCGAAAGATCATCGAACTGGCCGAGACCGCCCGGCGTGAAAGCCTAGTGGCCCTGGAGAAAGTCAGCGTCGATGATCCCTTCATGAAAAAGGGCGTCATGCTCGTGGCCGACGGCACCGAGGAAGCGCTTGTCCGCTCCGTTATGGAGACGGAAATCAAATTCATGAAACAGCGCCATATGCAGGGCCAGGGCGTGTTCAAAGGCATGGGCACCATGGCTCCGGCCTTCGGCATGATCGGTACGCTCATCGGCCTAGTGAACATGCTGCAGAACCTTTCGGATCCGGCATCCATCGGTCCGGCCATGGCCGTGGCCCTGTTGACCACGTTTTACGGTGCGGTGCTGGCCAACGTAGTGTTTTTGCCTCTGTCCACCAAGCTCGAAGGCCGAAGCGCCGAGGACCAGTTGTATATGGAAATCATGCTGGAAGGGGTGGTGTCCATTCAACGGGGCGACCATCCCTCCATCGTCAAGGAAAAACTCATGGCCTTCCTGAGTCCGGCCATGCGTGAATCCTCCAGCTAG
- a CDS encoding TetR/AcrR family transcriptional regulator, with protein MTHSHAQQGTKERLLQAGAKVFSEKGFLAATIREICQLAEANIAAVNYHFGDKQSLYDAVLKTMFAECATPVDQRIDPDLPAEERLAAFILESIRDIYGDSSLSDDGGLLDSLFHMELAHPSSQWEQLIKDHFLPESLYLRSLIREILGSGHDEETIRQCCISIYGMMTHHALCWPIVSVVHQDHPPMTGFREQLADHVTRFSLAALRDLRHQQQPPKE; from the coding sequence ATGACCCATTCACATGCACAACAGGGAACCAAGGAACGGCTGCTCCAGGCCGGAGCCAAGGTCTTTTCCGAAAAAGGCTTTCTCGCGGCCACGATTCGGGAAATCTGCCAATTGGCCGAGGCCAACATCGCGGCCGTGAACTATCACTTCGGCGACAAGCAAAGCCTCTACGACGCCGTGCTCAAAACCATGTTCGCTGAATGCGCCACCCCCGTGGACCAGCGCATTGACCCGGATCTGCCCGCCGAAGAACGGCTTGCCGCGTTCATCCTGGAGTCCATCCGGGACATTTACGGTGATTCCTCGCTCAGCGATGACGGCGGCCTGCTCGATTCGCTGTTCCACATGGAGCTGGCGCATCCCAGCTCCCAATGGGAACAACTCATCAAAGATCACTTTCTGCCGGAAAGCCTGTACCTACGCAGCCTTATCCGGGAAATCCTCGGATCCGGCCACGACGAGGAAACCATCCGGCAATGCTGTATTTCCATCTACGGTATGATGACCCATCACGCTCTGTGCTGGCCCATCGTATCCGTAGTGCATCAGGACCATCCCCCCATGACGGGATTCCGGGAACAGCTCGCCGACCACGTCACCCGGTTCAGTCTGGCCGCGCTGCGCGATCTGCGTCACCAACAACAGCCGCCCAAGGAATAA
- a CDS encoding phosphorylase family protein has product MSHESIPFIGVVTALEAETKAVCRKAKAEAGEPFPRFDCSTAEARVVCLQCGPGPERALAAARQLISQGADMLLCVGAASGMDREAQSGHLLLTRDVLLLHDAHPMPIPHADQGDADRTPDIQPDNALVKTLEAKKLTVHVRPLLTAPPPLFGQEDRTHWNAETGAAALDTESAGAALAALESHRPFLALRALGDSVERPVSPEVLAACSGGGGWSLFRRIVRHPGLFIKLWRMGREYSNALDALSKAWNPVLEHCVHALLKAAPTGSTPEQPAQSSDSAPDARQESDSSKTPLQ; this is encoded by the coding sequence ATGTCCCATGAGTCCATTCCCTTTATCGGAGTCGTCACCGCCCTGGAGGCGGAGACCAAAGCCGTTTGCCGTAAAGCAAAAGCCGAAGCCGGAGAACCGTTTCCCCGTTTCGACTGCTCCACAGCCGAGGCCCGTGTGGTCTGCCTGCAATGCGGACCCGGGCCGGAACGCGCCCTTGCGGCAGCGCGGCAACTCATCAGCCAAGGCGCGGACATGCTCCTCTGCGTTGGCGCGGCCAGCGGCATGGACAGGGAAGCCCAGAGCGGCCATCTCCTGCTGACCCGCGATGTTCTGCTGCTGCACGATGCACACCCTATGCCCATCCCGCACGCGGATCAGGGCGATGCCGACCGCACCCCGGACATACAGCCCGACAATGCGCTGGTCAAAACCCTGGAAGCCAAAAAGCTGACCGTGCATGTGCGTCCCCTGCTCACGGCCCCGCCGCCTCTCTTCGGCCAGGAGGATCGCACACACTGGAACGCGGAAACAGGTGCCGCGGCGCTGGACACGGAAAGCGCGGGCGCGGCCCTGGCCGCGTTGGAATCTCACCGTCCGTTCCTGGCGTTGCGCGCTCTGGGCGACAGCGTGGAACGCCCCGTGTCCCCCGAAGTATTGGCAGCCTGTTCGGGCGGCGGGGGATGGTCCCTGTTTCGCCGCATCGTGCGGCATCCGGGTTTGTTCATAAAACTTTGGCGCATGGGTCGGGAATATTCCAACGCCTTGGACGCCCTCTCCAAGGCCTGGAACCCGGTGCTGGAACATTGCGTTCACGCCCTGCTGAAGGCCGCACCCACGGGTTCCACCCCGGAGCAGCCCGCACAGTCGTCGGATTCGGCTCCGGATGCAAGGCAGGAATCTGACTCGTCGAAAACGCCCCTGCAATAA
- the ispH gene encoding 4-hydroxy-3-methylbut-2-enyl diphosphate reductase yields the protein MEVIRAETAGFCMGVDMALNKLNRLMQENGEGRDVRTLGPIIHNPQVLARYEKQGVFTADTPEDVPRGAHCVIRAHGIPRHVEDRLRKRGVTILDATCPRVKKAQTLIAKHSDQGRTLLLYGEAEHPEVKGLLSYAGDDAIVFGSPEELDPEHLDPSRPYVLAAQTTQDREIFDELMNAMQADPNLDVVVLQTICDATKLRQEEAMHIAMDVDCMVVVGGRISGNTRRLVQVCEAKGARCVHVETPEELPLEELRTCARIGLTAGASTPGDIIDAVEAALLSI from the coding sequence ATGGAAGTGATTCGCGCTGAGACCGCCGGGTTCTGCATGGGCGTTGACATGGCCCTGAACAAATTGAACCGGCTGATGCAGGAAAACGGCGAGGGACGCGACGTGCGCACCCTGGGTCCCATCATCCACAACCCCCAGGTGCTGGCCCGCTACGAAAAACAGGGCGTGTTCACCGCGGACACCCCCGAGGACGTCCCCCGTGGCGCGCATTGTGTGATCCGCGCCCACGGCATTCCGCGCCATGTGGAGGATCGCCTGCGGAAACGGGGCGTGACCATCCTGGACGCCACCTGCCCCCGGGTAAAAAAAGCCCAGACCCTCATCGCCAAACACAGCGACCAGGGACGCACCCTGCTGCTCTATGGCGAAGCCGAACATCCCGAAGTCAAAGGCCTGCTCTCCTACGCCGGTGACGACGCCATAGTATTCGGCAGCCCCGAAGAACTGGACCCGGAACACCTGGATCCGTCCCGCCCCTATGTGCTGGCGGCTCAGACCACGCAGGACCGAGAAATTTTTGATGAACTCATGAACGCTATGCAAGCCGATCCAAACCTGGACGTGGTGGTGCTGCAAACCATCTGCGACGCCACCAAGCTGCGCCAGGAAGAGGCCATGCACATCGCCATGGACGTGGACTGCATGGTGGTTGTGGGCGGACGCATCAGCGGCAACACCCGTCGGCTCGTGCAGGTATGCGAGGCCAAGGGCGCACGCTGCGTGCATGTGGAAACCCCGGAAGAGCTTCCCCTTGAGGAATTGCGGACCTGCGCGCGCATCGGGCTGACCGCGGGCGCATCCACCCCCGGCGACATCATCGATGCCGTGGAAGCGGCCCTGCTCAGCATCTAA
- a CDS encoding FapA family protein, with translation MPYFLKHYFDPDFDYMRLHPRQREDGSVDHFDLSYVQNVVQGQVLAEMQDLSEEEAAEAESRFVLLEPRFPAGRNTELDPDNSRRMVAACSGYVFYEQGRITVKRILNVRRDVDFHTGNIPYVGDMVVHGAVRSGFRVRAAGLRVKGNIEGASVGAIRSIVCESGVKGGYNAFIDAGDSFRCGFCEGATIRTGANVLVEGACMHSRVFAGGKLAVKGRLTGCEVYCFEYAYVGEQLGGGMNAETSILAGYDPMLLYADRQLNERIAKLHEQIRLCEAHLGKNEAKDQELREARTELRKKLALLQRRKTKLWERIHATGMLERCRIIVPGTVKPGVEISIGPAYRKVDDFMENVRFYYKDREILIASPAIEK, from the coding sequence ATGCCATATTTCCTAAAGCATTATTTTGATCCGGATTTTGATTACATGCGCCTGCATCCTCGCCAGCGCGAAGATGGGTCCGTGGATCATTTCGATCTCAGTTACGTGCAGAATGTGGTGCAGGGCCAGGTACTGGCCGAAATGCAGGATTTGAGCGAAGAAGAGGCGGCCGAGGCCGAATCTCGGTTCGTTTTGCTGGAACCCCGCTTCCCGGCAGGGCGCAACACCGAGCTGGATCCGGATAATTCCCGGCGTATGGTGGCGGCGTGCAGCGGGTACGTATTTTACGAACAGGGCCGTATTACGGTAAAGCGCATCCTCAACGTGCGGCGCGACGTGGATTTCCATACCGGCAATATTCCATATGTCGGGGATATGGTGGTTCACGGGGCGGTTCGTTCCGGGTTCCGCGTGCGGGCCGCGGGTCTGCGGGTCAAGGGCAACATCGAAGGAGCCTCGGTGGGGGCCATTCGGTCCATTGTCTGTGAATCCGGGGTCAAGGGCGGGTACAACGCCTTTATCGACGCAGGGGATAGTTTCCGTTGCGGATTCTGCGAGGGCGCCACCATCCGCACCGGGGCCAACGTGCTGGTGGAAGGGGCGTGCATGCACAGCCGGGTATTTGCCGGAGGCAAGCTGGCCGTGAAAGGACGCCTCACCGGATGTGAAGTGTACTGCTTTGAATACGCGTATGTGGGAGAGCAGCTCGGGGGTGGCATGAACGCCGAAACCTCCATTCTGGCCGGGTATGATCCCATGCTGCTCTATGCTGATCGGCAACTTAACGAACGCATCGCCAAGCTGCATGAACAGATTCGGCTCTGCGAGGCGCATTTGGGCAAGAACGAGGCCAAGGACCAGGAATTGCGCGAGGCCCGAACCGAGCTGCGCAAGAAACTCGCCTTGTTGCAACGGCGCAAAACCAAGCTCTGGGAGCGGATTCACGCTACCGGAATGCTGGAACGCTGCCGGATCATCGTTCCGGGTACGGTCAAGCCCGGGGTGGAGATCAGCATCGGCCCTGCCTATCGGAAAGTGGATGACTTTATGGAGAATGTCCGATTCTACTACAAGGATCGGGAGATTCTGATCGCTTCACCCGCAATAGAGAAATAA